A single window of Flavobacterium sp. 140616W15 DNA harbors:
- a CDS encoding PLP-dependent aspartate aminotransferase family protein: MNEQEFGFETQAIRTQLERSQYLEHSVPLYLSSSFVFEDAEDMRASFTEEKDRNIYSRFSNPNTTEFVDKICKMEGAEAGYAFATGMAAVYSTFAALLNAGDHIVSASSVFGSTHALFVTYFPKWNIETSYFDINKPETIESFIKPNTKILYAESPTNPGVDVIDLELLGTIAKKHNLILIIDNCFATPYIQQPIKHGAHLVVHSATKLIDGQGRVLGGVTVGREDLIRQIYLFSRNTGPALSPFNAWILSKSLETLVVRVEKHCENALKVAEFLEAHPNVNSIKYPFLKSHPQYEIAKKQMLLGGNIIAFEIKGGIDAGRKFLDKIKLCSLSANIGDTRTIVTHPASTTHSKLSEEDQLAVGITQGLVRVSVGLETVKDVIADLEQALS, encoded by the coding sequence ATGAATGAACAAGAATTTGGTTTTGAAACTCAAGCCATAAGAACACAATTAGAAAGATCCCAGTATTTAGAGCATTCGGTACCATTGTACCTATCATCAAGTTTTGTATTTGAAGATGCCGAAGATATGCGAGCTTCTTTTACGGAAGAAAAAGACAGGAATATTTATAGCCGTTTTAGTAACCCGAACACAACCGAATTTGTAGATAAAATTTGTAAAATGGAAGGGGCAGAAGCGGGTTATGCCTTTGCAACAGGAATGGCAGCGGTATATTCTACTTTTGCAGCTTTATTAAATGCAGGAGATCATATTGTGTCTGCAAGTAGTGTTTTTGGTTCAACTCATGCCTTGTTTGTAACTTATTTTCCAAAATGGAATATTGAAACTTCTTATTTTGATATCAATAAACCAGAAACTATTGAGAGTTTTATCAAGCCCAATACAAAAATATTATATGCCGAATCACCAACAAACCCTGGTGTAGATGTAATTGATTTGGAATTGCTTGGAACAATTGCAAAAAAACACAATTTGATTTTAATTATTGATAACTGTTTTGCAACGCCATATATTCAACAGCCTATAAAACACGGAGCACATTTGGTAGTACATTCTGCTACTAAATTAATCGATGGTCAAGGACGTGTTTTAGGAGGAGTAACAGTAGGGAGAGAAGATTTAATCAGACAAATTTATTTGTTTTCAAGAAATACAGGACCAGCATTGTCACCGTTTAATGCTTGGATTTTATCAAAAAGCTTAGAGACTTTGGTTGTGCGAGTTGAAAAACATTGCGAAAATGCTTTGAAAGTTGCTGAGTTTCTTGAGGCGCACCCGAATGTAAACAGTATTAAGTATCCGTTCTTAAAATCACATCCACAATATGAAATTGCCAAAAAGCAAATGCTTTTAGGTGGTAATATTATTGCATTTGAAATAAAAGGCGGAATAGATGCTGGTAGAAAATTTTTGGATAAAATAAAATTGTGTTCACTATCGGCTAATATTGGAGATACAAGAACAATTGTTACGCATCCTGCATCAACAACTCACAGTAAATTGTCTGAAGAAGATCAATTAGCAGTTGGTATTACACAAGGTTTAGTACGTGTGTCTGTAGGTTTAGAAACAGTAAAAGATGTAATTGCCGATTTAGAGCAAGCACTTTCTTAA
- a CDS encoding sulfite exporter TauE/SafE family protein produces the protein MNTWKMEKELELNTVATKSGGSFSKQLWVIIPALLLLGLISVLIYNHHADFSWQGFLDGFNQEFLVFFLIGVFAQLVDGTLGMGYGATSTSFLLAYGVSPVVSSGGVHVAEMFTTGASAISHHKFGNINKKLVKNLLIPGVLGSITGAYLLSDVIDGDVIKPFIAVYMIVLAIIIIRKALNKNIIKKKTKRLGILATFGGFMDSVGGGGWGPIVTSTLLGRGRNPRYTIGSVNAAEFAVSFASGVTFMLFGGIHGWQVIIGLILGGVIAAPLAAFLVNKIKRKPMMVAVGILIILLSLKTLSKLL, from the coding sequence ATGAATACTTGGAAGATGGAAAAAGAATTGGAATTAAATACTGTGGCAACAAAATCAGGCGGATCGTTTTCGAAGCAATTATGGGTAATCATTCCTGCTTTATTGTTGTTGGGTTTGATTTCAGTATTAATTTATAATCATCATGCTGATTTTTCTTGGCAAGGTTTCCTTGATGGATTTAATCAAGAGTTTTTGGTGTTTTTCTTAATTGGAGTTTTTGCTCAATTAGTAGATGGTACATTAGGAATGGGTTATGGAGCTACATCGACTTCTTTTTTATTGGCTTATGGGGTTTCTCCAGTGGTTAGTAGTGGTGGTGTTCACGTTGCTGAGATGTTTACAACAGGAGCATCGGCGATATCACATCATAAGTTTGGGAATATCAATAAAAAATTGGTTAAGAATTTATTGATTCCAGGAGTTTTAGGTTCAATTACAGGAGCTTATTTACTCTCAGATGTTATTGATGGAGATGTTATAAAGCCATTCATTGCTGTATACATGATTGTATTGGCAATAATAATTATCAGAAAAGCATTAAATAAAAATATAATCAAAAAGAAAACTAAGCGTCTTGGGATATTGGCAACCTTTGGCGGATTTATGGATTCTGTTGGAGGAGGAGGTTGGGGACCAATTGTAACTTCTACATTGTTAGGAAGAGGCAGAAATCCTCGTTATACAATTGGATCAGTAAATGCTGCTGAGTTTGCAGTTTCATTTGCAAGTGGCGTAACATTTATGCTTTTTGGAGGAATCCATGGATGGCAAGTTATTATAGGTTTGATTTTGGGAGGTGTAATCGCCGCTCCTCTTGCTGCTTTTTTAGTAAACAAGATCAAAAGAAAGCCAATGATGGTGGCAGTAGGAATATTAATTATCCTTTTGAGTTTAAAAACATTATCTAAATTATTATAA
- a CDS encoding OsmC family protein — protein MKVTLDRVNDAFHFKLKNERGHVVDVDSRAEFGGSDLGASPMELVLMGVAGCSAIDMISILKKQRQEITSFKAEVEGERVQVGEAKPFKEIFVVFYLEGDINPEKAQRAAQLSFEKYCSVGKTVEPTATIKYKVVLNNEEL, from the coding sequence ATGAAAGTAACCTTAGACAGAGTAAACGATGCGTTTCATTTTAAGCTCAAAAATGAACGTGGACATGTAGTTGATGTAGATAGCAGAGCCGAATTTGGCGGAAGCGATTTAGGTGCAAGTCCAATGGAATTAGTATTGATGGGTGTTGCAGGATGCAGCGCTATTGATATGATTTCGATTTTAAAGAAACAACGCCAGGAAATAACTTCATTTAAAGCTGAGGTTGAAGGAGAACGAGTACAAGTAGGAGAGGCGAAGCCTTTTAAAGAAATCTTTGTGGTTTTTTACTTAGAAGGAGATATTAATCCTGAAAAGGCACAACGTGCTGCACAGCTTTCTTTTGAAAAATATTGTTCAGTTGGAAAAACTGTCGAACCTACAGCCACAATAAAATACAAAGTGGTTTTAAACAATGAAGAATTATAG
- the thrA gene encoding bifunctional aspartate kinase/homoserine dehydrogenase I — translation MKILKFGGKSLSNGEGLNKVVSIIIDKINQGEKIAVVVSARGNATDELEDILTIASKNGNYKPLLESFKAYQISEYKEVDFSEEFEVLDKLFEGVSLIGDYSKKIKDQILSKGELLSAKLLTAILIEKGVPANFADSRELLKTDSKFGDAQLLEQLSKKNVINYFKQYNGSTVNVVTGFIGSNNNNDTTTLGRNGSNYTASLLANYLDAEELQNFTHVDGIYTANPDLVSDAKKIEYLSFNEANELANFGATILHAKTIIPLIEKSIPLRILNTFNHENRGTLITSDSAKEGIKTLSVLENLSLVNLEGRGLLGKAGVDARIFKVMGDNDISVSIISQGSSERGIGLVVATDKATTAMIELEKEFENDFYSKDVNQITVTDNVSVISIIGQDLSTFHKPYTALIKNKIVPILFNNTVTGKNVSLVVKKSELHKALNVIHGEIFGVSKKINIAVFGHGLVGGTLINQILASAASIEKRKDIKLNVFAIANSKKVLLNKNGVTADWKKDIKNNGVAYTINDVIAYANENHLENLIAIDNTASATFVENYISLIESSFDLISSNKVANTLSYGFYKELRKALADNQKNYLYETNVGAGLPLIDTIKLLHLSGENITKIKGVFSGTLSYLFNNFSAKDAPFSQILQEAIDNGYTEPDPREDLCGNDVGRKLLILARELDLQNEFEEVSIQNLIPEHLREGNVSDFLTKLKEFDPIYDKIKKDQKPNHVLRYIGELSGDLQNDKGVLEVKLVSVPSDTALGGLKGSDSFFEIYTESYGDRPIVIQGAGAGSAVTARGVFGDILRLSDKE, via the coding sequence ATGAAAATATTAAAATTTGGAGGTAAATCATTATCAAACGGAGAAGGACTTAATAAAGTAGTTTCGATAATTATTGATAAAATAAATCAAGGTGAGAAAATTGCCGTAGTTGTTTCTGCTCGTGGGAACGCAACAGATGAACTAGAAGATATATTGACAATTGCGTCTAAAAATGGAAATTACAAACCTTTATTGGAGAGTTTTAAAGCATATCAGATTTCTGAATATAAGGAGGTAGATTTTTCAGAAGAGTTTGAAGTTTTGGATAAACTTTTTGAGGGAGTTAGCTTAATTGGAGATTATAGTAAGAAGATAAAAGATCAGATTCTTTCAAAAGGAGAATTGCTATCGGCTAAATTATTAACTGCTATTTTGATTGAAAAAGGAGTTCCTGCAAATTTTGCTGATTCTAGAGAATTGCTTAAAACAGATTCAAAATTTGGTGATGCACAACTTTTGGAGCAACTATCAAAGAAAAATGTTATTAATTATTTTAAACAGTATAATGGTTCAACTGTAAATGTTGTGACAGGTTTTATTGGCTCAAACAATAATAACGATACAACCACTTTAGGAAGAAATGGTAGTAATTATACGGCCTCTTTATTGGCAAATTATCTAGATGCCGAAGAGCTTCAGAATTTCACTCATGTTGATGGAATATATACTGCAAATCCAGATTTAGTAAGTGATGCTAAGAAAATTGAGTATTTATCTTTTAATGAGGCAAATGAGCTGGCTAATTTTGGAGCAACTATTTTGCATGCAAAAACGATAATTCCATTAATAGAGAAAAGTATTCCGCTTCGTATTTTAAATACGTTTAATCATGAAAATCGCGGAACACTAATCACATCAGATTCAGCTAAAGAAGGAATTAAAACACTATCGGTGTTGGAGAATTTATCATTAGTTAATCTTGAAGGTCGTGGATTGCTTGGTAAAGCAGGTGTTGATGCCCGTATTTTTAAAGTAATGGGAGATAATGATATTAGTGTAAGTATTATTTCTCAAGGTTCTTCAGAAAGAGGAATCGGGCTTGTAGTTGCTACAGATAAAGCAACTACAGCAATGATTGAATTGGAAAAAGAATTTGAAAATGACTTTTACTCTAAAGATGTTAACCAAATTACAGTGACTGATAACGTTTCGGTAATTTCGATAATAGGACAAGATTTAAGTACATTCCACAAACCTTACACAGCTTTAATCAAAAATAAAATTGTTCCAATTTTGTTTAATAATACTGTTACAGGCAAAAACGTGAGTTTGGTAGTTAAAAAATCAGAACTTCATAAAGCTTTGAATGTAATTCATGGAGAGATTTTTGGAGTTTCAAAGAAAATTAATATTGCCGTTTTTGGACATGGATTAGTTGGTGGGACATTAATAAATCAAATCTTAGCTTCGGCAGCAAGTATCGAAAAACGTAAAGATATTAAGTTGAACGTTTTCGCAATTGCCAATTCTAAAAAAGTGCTTTTAAATAAAAATGGAGTTACTGCAGATTGGAAAAAAGATATCAAAAATAATGGAGTTGCTTACACAATCAATGATGTTATTGCTTACGCAAATGAAAACCACTTAGAGAATTTAATTGCTATTGATAATACTGCAAGTGCGACTTTCGTCGAAAATTATATTTCGTTGATAGAAAGTAGTTTTGATTTGATTTCGTCAAATAAAGTTGCGAATACGCTTAGTTATGGCTTTTATAAAGAATTAAGAAAAGCATTGGCCGATAATCAGAAGAATTATTTATATGAAACCAATGTTGGAGCTGGATTACCATTAATAGATACCATAAAATTACTGCATCTTTCAGGTGAAAACATCACCAAAATAAAAGGGGTTTTCTCTGGAACATTGAGTTATTTATTTAATAATTTCTCTGCGAAAGATGCTCCGTTTAGTCAGATTTTGCAAGAAGCAATCGATAACGGATATACAGAGCCAGATCCGCGTGAGGATTTATGTGGTAACGATGTTGGTAGAAAATTATTAATTTTAGCTAGAGAATTGGATTTGCAAAATGAATTTGAAGAAGTTTCAATTCAGAACTTAATTCCAGAACATTTACGTGAAGGTAATGTTTCTGATTTCTTAACTAAATTAAAAGAGTTTGACCCAATTTACGACAAGATAAAAAAGGATCAAAAGCCAAATCACGTATTAAGATACATAGGCGAGTTGTCTGGTGATTTACAAAATGACAAAGGGGTTTTAGAAGTAAAATTAGTTTCGGTGCCTTCGGATACAGCACTGGGAGGATTAAAAGGATCTGATTCTTTCTTTGAAATTTATACAGAATCTTATGGAGACAGACCAATTGTAATACAAGGTGCTGGAGCAGGATCTGCAGTAACAGCAAGAGGAGTTTTTGGGGACATCCTGAGATTATCGGATAAAGAATAG
- a CDS encoding Rrf2 family transcriptional regulator: MLSKKTKYGIKALTYLARRENNEPVQIAEIAKSEHISIKFLESILLLLRNSGFLGAKKGKGGGYYLIKDPKDISMAKVYRILEGPIALLPCASHNFYEKCDDCDDETTCAARRLMTEVRDNTLKVLENNSLADIAF, encoded by the coding sequence GTGCTTTCAAAGAAAACCAAATACGGAATCAAGGCTTTAACATATTTGGCCAGGCGAGAAAATAACGAGCCTGTACAAATTGCTGAAATTGCTAAAAGCGAACATATTTCGATTAAATTTTTGGAAAGTATTTTGCTTCTATTAAGAAATTCGGGATTCCTTGGCGCTAAAAAAGGAAAAGGCGGAGGCTATTATCTGATAAAAGATCCAAAAGATATCAGTATGGCGAAAGTATACCGTATTCTTGAAGGACCTATTGCATTGTTGCCATGTGCAAGTCATAATTTTTATGAAAAATGTGATGATTGCGACGATGAAACTACTTGTGCAGCAAGACGTTTAATGACCGAAGTAAGAGACAATACCTTAAAAGTTTTAGAGAATAACTCACTGGCCGATATTGCATTTTAG
- a CDS encoding alpha/beta fold hydrolase, with protein sequence MENKTIPIILQNFVTESGASYHAINLSYELFGLPLHTAPIVLVNHALTGNAQVTGENGWWNDLIGDTKTIDTTKYTILAFNVPGNGYNGNSIENHADFTARDIARIFIEGIEFLKINQLYAIIGGSVGGGIAWEIVALEPQITKHLIPIASDWKATDWLIANCYLQEQILNNSSKPIEDARIHAMLCYRSPDSFKEKFQRTKNEELAIFNVESWLGHHGEKLQKRYQISSYKLMNQLLKTIDITRNTADFKTLLSKTTADIHIIGINSDLFFTAKENQETYQELKKFKENVSYNEINSVHGHDAFLIEYKQLDNLLASIF encoded by the coding sequence TTGGAAAATAAAACCATCCCGATTATATTACAGAATTTTGTCACCGAAAGTGGCGCTTCGTATCATGCGATTAACCTAAGTTATGAACTTTTTGGTTTACCGTTGCACACTGCGCCTATAGTTTTGGTAAATCATGCATTAACAGGAAATGCTCAGGTTACGGGCGAAAACGGTTGGTGGAATGATCTAATAGGCGATACTAAAACCATTGATACTACAAAATATACAATTCTGGCCTTTAATGTTCCAGGAAATGGCTATAATGGTAATTCTATTGAAAATCATGCTGACTTTACGGCCAGAGATATTGCTCGAATTTTTATAGAAGGAATTGAATTTTTAAAAATCAATCAGCTATATGCAATTATTGGCGGTTCTGTAGGCGGTGGTATTGCATGGGAAATAGTAGCCTTAGAACCTCAAATCACTAAACATTTAATACCGATTGCAAGTGATTGGAAGGCTACCGATTGGTTAATAGCAAACTGTTATTTGCAAGAGCAAATCTTGAACAATTCTTCGAAACCAATAGAAGATGCTCGAATTCACGCAATGTTATGTTATCGTTCGCCAGATTCTTTCAAAGAAAAATTTCAGAGAACCAAAAATGAAGAATTAGCTATTTTTAATGTAGAAAGCTGGTTGGGTCATCACGGGGAAAAATTGCAAAAAAGGTATCAAATCTCATCATATAAATTAATGAATCAATTGCTTAAAACAATTGATATTACAAGAAATACTGCTGATTTTAAAACTTTACTATCAAAAACAACTGCCGATATTCATATCATAGGAATCAATTCGGATTTGTTTTTTACTGCAAAGGAAAATCAGGAGACCTATCAAGAATTAAAAAAGTTTAAAGAAAATGTTTCTTATAACGAGATAAATTCTGTTCACGGACATGATGCTTTTTTAATCGAGTACAAACAATTAGATAATTTGCTTGCTTCTATTTTTTAG
- a CDS encoding DUF3592 domain-containing protein, translating into MIFSSYSIFKTEQAKSWFPVPANVEKIDIDSRSNKGTMSYEVIIKYSYTIEGKKYLGNRIAFGYGMNNIDDHDGLFSRLERSKKIIVYVNPNDRQECVIVPGMNDSITGLLIFSILWNSFIVALGILPYFIKGVDENNKPRYTSKEATWIIVIIWAIGIIILLSKCLHIDIENKINVIEEVRNFDSDIE; encoded by the coding sequence TTGATATTTAGTTCGTACAGTATCTTTAAAACTGAACAAGCTAAGAGTTGGTTTCCAGTTCCAGCTAATGTTGAAAAAATTGATATTGATTCACGTTCAAATAAAGGAACAATGTCATACGAAGTTATTATTAAGTACTCTTATACTATTGAAGGGAAAAAGTATTTAGGAAATAGAATCGCTTTTGGTTATGGTATGAATAATATTGATGATCATGATGGGTTGTTTTCTAGATTGGAAAGGAGTAAAAAAATTATTGTTTATGTAAATCCAAATGATAGGCAGGAATGTGTAATCGTCCCTGGGATGAATGATTCGATTACAGGGCTTTTAATTTTTTCAATATTATGGAACTCATTTATTGTAGCTTTAGGAATATTACCATATTTTATAAAAGGTGTTGATGAAAATAATAAGCCAAGATATACATCAAAAGAAGCAACTTGGATTATTGTTATTATATGGGCCATAGGTATTATAATTTTACTTAGTAAATGTTTACATATCGATATAGAGAATAAAATCAATGTTATAGAAGAAGTGAGAAATTTTGATTCAGATATAGAATAA
- a CDS encoding sulfite exporter TauE/SafE family protein, producing the protein MDFQIGLVVAGLVVGFIVGLTGVGGGSLMTPILLYFGIPPTTAVGTDLLYAAFTKMGGVFVHHKKGNINWKITGWLTLGSVPASLLTLWILNSIKTDISTINAVIKYSLGWALLFTSIAILFKKRLLIYSQKHAGDKFHSESHTQNMLTIGIGVLLGATVTLTSIGAGALGTVTLFFLYPLLPTPRLVGTEIAHAVPLTLVAGIGHASMGNLDLILLGQLLLGSLPGIFIGSMLSGKVPDLFLRNAIAVMLFLAGYKLIF; encoded by the coding sequence ATGGATTTCCAAATAGGTCTTGTAGTTGCAGGTTTAGTCGTAGGTTTTATAGTAGGATTAACAGGCGTAGGTGGTGGCTCTTTAATGACTCCTATTTTATTATATTTTGGAATTCCACCAACAACTGCAGTTGGTACCGATTTATTATATGCCGCTTTTACCAAAATGGGAGGCGTATTTGTACATCATAAAAAGGGAAATATCAATTGGAAAATCACAGGCTGGCTTACTTTAGGAAGCGTCCCTGCCTCTTTACTTACCTTATGGATATTAAACAGTATAAAAACGGATATTTCTACTATTAATGCTGTCATAAAATACAGTCTAGGTTGGGCATTACTTTTTACTTCAATTGCAATTTTGTTCAAAAAGAGATTATTAATATACTCTCAAAAACATGCTGGAGATAAATTTCATAGTGAAAGCCATACACAAAACATGCTAACCATTGGGATTGGTGTATTACTTGGAGCAACCGTAACATTAACATCAATAGGGGCTGGAGCTTTAGGTACCGTTACTTTATTTTTTCTTTACCCCCTTTTGCCAACACCTCGCTTGGTAGGAACTGAGATTGCACATGCAGTTCCTTTAACACTTGTAGCCGGAATAGGTCATGCTTCAATGGGAAATTTAGACTTAATTTTACTAGGTCAGTTATTACTAGGATCGCTTCCTGGAATTTTTATAGGAAGTATGCTAAGTGGAAAAGTTCCTGATTTATTTCTTAGAAATGCGATTGCTGTAATGTTATTTTTAGCTGGATATAAATTGATTTTCTAG